The Saccopteryx leptura isolate mSacLep1 chromosome 2, mSacLep1_pri_phased_curated, whole genome shotgun sequence genome has a window encoding:
- the PDCL gene encoding phosducin-like protein — protein sequence MTTLDDKLLGEKLQYYYSSSEDDDSDREDKDGDGGALAGSAMPADAELAGEGISVNTGPKGVINDWRRFKQLETEQREEQCREMERLIKKLSMTCRSHLEEEEERQKQKDLQDKISGKMTLKDFAMMDEDQDDEEFLQQYRKQRMEEMRQQLHKGPQFRQVFEIPSGEGFLDVIDKEPKSTLIMVHIYEDGIPGTDAMHGCMLCLAAEYPAVKFCRVRSSVIGASSRFTRNALPALLIYKGGELIGNFVRVTDQLGEDFFAVDLEAFLQEFGLLPEKEVLVLTSVRDSATCHSEDSDLEID from the exons ATGACGACCCTGGATGATAAGTTGCTGGGGGAGAAGCTGCAGTACTATTACAGCAGCAGTGAGGATGATGACAGTGACCGTGAAGACAAGGACGGAGACGGGGGTGCCCTGGCCGGCAGTGCGATGCCTGCAGATGCTGAGTTGGCAGGTGAAGGCATCTCAGTTAACACAG GTCCAAAAGGCGTGATCAATGACTGGCGCCGCTTCAAACAGCTGGAGacagaacagagggaggagcagtgtAGGGAGATGGAAAGGCTGATCAAGAAGCTGTCGATGACCTGCAGGTCCcatctggaggaggaggaggagcgacAGAAACAGAAGGACCTCCAGGACAAGATCAGCGGGAAG ATGACTCTGAAGGACTTTGCTATGATGGACGAGGACCAGGACGACGAAGAGTTTCTGCAGCAGTACCGGAAGCAGAGAATGGAAGAAATGCGGCAGCAGCTTCACAAGGGGCCCCAGTTCCGGCAGGTGTTTGAGATCCCCAGTGGAGAAGGGTTTTTAGACGTGATTGATAAAGAACCGAAAAGCACCCTCATCATGGTCCATATCTACGAGGATGGCATTCCGGGGACCGACGCCATGCACGGTTGCATGCTCTGCCTTGCCGCGGAGTACCCAGCCGTCAAGTTCTGCCGGGTGAGGAGCTCAGTTATCGGGGCCAGCAGTAGGTTCACCAGGAATGCCCTTCCTGCCCTGCTCATTTACAAGGGGGGCGAATTGATTGGCAATTTTGTTCGAGTCACTGACCAGCTGGGCGAAGATTTCTTTGCTGTGGACCTTGAAGCTTTCCTACAGGAGTTTGGGTTGCTCCCAGAAAAGGAGGTTTTGGTGCTGACGTCTGTGCGTGACTCTGCCACCTGTCACAGTGAGGATAGCGATTTGGAAATAGATTGA